The window TTCTCAAAATTGTGATTCGTTTCCCTTTTCAGCCAAACAAATTGGTCAATCATATCCTTACACCACTCCTGATGGCTGTCATTAGGAACTCCTTGAAATGCATGAAGCTACTGATTGAGGTCCAGTAATTTACTGACTTGATCTATTCTGTTATTTTTTTTATGTTTGACTATGTCCTGATTTTCATTCTTTTACGGTAACTAGCTGGTGTCCCGAGTTTGTAGAGTAACTTGTTTTTTCTGGTTAAACGTGTCATGAGTACTTCTACAAGCTCTGCATCCAAAGCTATTTTACTTTTATCCATAGGCGGGTGCTGATCTGAATGCTCGTGGTAACTCTGGACCAACTCCTTTAACACAAGCAGTTGATGACGGTTCCACCGACTTTGTCAAGTTGCTCCTAGAGGCTGGAGCTGACCCTAACATTCCTAGCGAGGTAAGtataactaaagtagtgatctaaacgctcttatatttctttacagagggggtATCTTTTATGCTTTGAGATTTGCAATCTTGGCCCCTTTCTCCTGAGATACAAGTGCATTGTAAAGATTGTTCATGTTCAACTGAATGCTGTCCATTAGGTTTGTATTTGCGTGCATCAGTTTGGGTCTGCTCTAGAATTTTCACTGCACTGACTTAGGAAGACATCCCAATATTGCAGCTCTAGTGCTAAGTAGTACAACAGGCTACATATCTCATCTCAGAATCATGATACTAGAAGGTCACTGGAATTCAGTATCATTTTTAGTGTTCCTCTCAGTACGAGAGACAGTACTGTATCTAgttttttttttccgaaaaggaGGATAGCCCCTTGCTTCTGATCCTATGTTTTTAAAGCGTCCCtaaggcgacgcctaggcgtcgaagcgctccccctccgctttggaaaatcgaccgctttgggcgcctaggcgtccaaagcgcccgcctaggcgtcgcctaggcgccaaagcgccccccctccctaaggcggtaaggcgtcgccttaaaaacatagTTCTGATCAattgatgcatgcagccacttttaAAATGGGCAACGATTTGAAATTTTCTACCTTTAAGAGGGAGTACTGTGTCTAGCTTTCCTTCAAATAATGTTTCGTTCATTCTACAGTGTTCAAAACTGTTGCTGCCAGTGGGATGAATTCAGGAATATCTCATTTTCTAACAAAGCTTTTTTATCTTATCCCTCCGTTTACTATCTTTGATGCTTTTTCGATTTGCAATCTTGGCCCCTTTTTCCTTGCATTTGACACAAGGTGGAATCTAACTAAGGTCTCCTGATATAACACAGTACGTTGTATGTATGTTTCATGTTCAACTAAATTATGTATAGTAGGTTTGTATTCAAGTACATCTGTTTGGGTTTGCTTCAGAGTTCGGACTGCACTCTCGAAACAGGctctcgccccgctttatatataaagcaacaacacTCACGTTACATGGCGGGATGATACAATGTGATGAGGTGGCCCTCCAATACAGTAGATCCCTAAATACTGGCCAACACAGTCGCACAGGACTACGCTGCCGAACAACGAGTTCAGACTGCACTGACTTAGGAAGGCTCTAGTGCTAAGTGGTACAATAGGTCTTGCATATCTCATCTCAGCATCATGATACTAGTTGGTCACTGTAATTCCGTATTATTTTTAGTGTTCCTCTGAGAGTTCATGTACTATGGTTCAAGAGGGAGTACTATGTGTCTAGCTTTCTATAAATTATGTTCTGTTCATTTAACAGTGTCTAAATCTGTTACAGTCAGTGCGATGAATTCAGGAATGTCTCATTTTTTTTCTCGCAATGTTTTTGGTCGAAAGGAAAAATCTAATGGCATTGATGGCTTTGTCATTTTCGTGCTGGATTATATGGAATCTTATGTTGTTTTGTATGATATAGCATGGTGCAATTCCAGTCGAGCTAGCAGCAGTTCATGGCCGACGTGACCTTGTTGAAGTTCTATTTCCTAGGACAAAACCAATTCCATCTCTGCCAGATTGGAGCGTTGATGGGATAATTAGAACCGTGAAGTCTCCGCTTATGAATCATCTTCAGGCATGTACAATAATTTCTTTATCACTTCATTCCAGGCTATACTCATGAAGCTCAATGCCTGATTGCTTCGTATTATCTACTTATTACATAATGATTAGTTGTGCTCTTGTAGATAGCTCTTCATAAATTCTTAGATGTGCACCCTTTATGTATTATGATGGGAGATGTTATTCTTACACCCAAATAGAGTTTGTATTCAAATTTGAGTTGATGTTTTATTCACTAGGAAAGTTTCTGACAGATTTCAACCATGATGGTTGTATACTTGTATGGGTACTGCCCCCAGCCAAGTTTGCAAACCTAACAAGATTATGGTTGAAGGAATTTGGACCAAGCAGCATTATTTTAATTTTCGAACTTTAAATTGTTACTGTGCTGCCCAACTGTCGTTCGGTATGCCTGTAACTGAACATGCTATTGTGTTCAGGCCTCGGTTTCTGTGGAAGAAAAAATTGCGTTTTGGAAGTCACAAGGAAAGGAAGCATTTGCAAAGGAGGACTACCTTACAGCAATGACCTTCTATGGCAAGGTAAGTGCATGAGCCTATCTAGGAGTACTTGTTTGGAACAATCACAAAGATTGCACAACAAATAGTTCCAGAATATCAGGCTCAAGATTGAAAGTGTGGTGTTTTAATTTTCTCTGTAGCTGTACAGCTTGCCTGATGGTTTAAGATGAACTCAATATCCGTAGAGCCATTTCTGCCTGACACGCGATGATGAAATAGCGGCGCTTGGAGTGTTTTTCTCTCTTACAATGACACTGAGTGTAGCACTTCATCTTGTGATGCCCCTTCTTTTCTTAGGTCAGACAACAACTTATATCCGTTGTTTTGTTACTTCGGGTCAGACACTAATGATGCAGAGGACAGGTACTAAGCCTCTGTTttgagaaaaataaaaataaaacaaactgaTGAAAAGGCAACGATATGCTCCATAGGGTCTGTCAGTAGATCCATTCACCAACCTGTTGAGCTAAACTGATTGCATACTTACTCATTGTAAACGCAGGTACTTGACACAGATCCATCTGATGCCACCATGTATGCCAACCAGAGCCTCTGCTGGCTGCGTATGAGACATGGGAAGCTAGCTCTGGAAGACGCGCTCAAGTGCAGGATGATGCGGCCCCGTTGGTCCAAGGCCTGGTATCGTCAAGGCGCAGCCCTCAGCTTCATGAAGGTACATCTGCTTGTATCGATTCTACCCTCGCAGTCGAACTCATCCTCTCCACTTGTATATACCTCCCTCTGGACTCTGGTGGTACTGATATTGTCTCATTGTGCGCAGGACTACGAGGGCGCCGCTGACGCGTTCCGGGTGGCGCTGCAGC is drawn from Triticum dicoccoides isolate Atlit2015 ecotype Zavitan chromosome 4A, WEW_v2.0, whole genome shotgun sequence and contains these coding sequences:
- the LOC119287856 gene encoding putative ankyrin repeat protein RF_0381 isoform X1, which translates into the protein MASSPSHIAIEAAINGNLRLVKKMARKVDLRGAKDAKGDTVLLFAACKGSLEICRFLVEDSGLDVDSASKTGETPMVYAALAGKVQVMRYLLDRGADPAVRDDNGSTPLHYAAEEEALVLIYLGLHIMFVVSPGHCEAVRLLLSKGVPVDPVDHRGAPLQLAVAKDRVEVVKLLLEHGADPNKLVNHILTPLLMAVIRNSLKCMKLLIEAGADLNARGNSGPTPLTQAVDDGSTDFVKLLLEAGADPNIPSEHGAIPVELAAVHGRRDLVEVLFPRTKPIPSLPDWSVDGIIRTVKSPLMNHLQASVSVEEKIAFWKSQGKEAFAKEDYLTAMTFYGKVLDTDPSDATMYANQSLCWLRMRHGKLALEDALKCRMMRPRWSKAWYRQGAALSFMKDYEGAADAFRVALQLDPKNEEIKEALRKAEKAVEEPQRG
- the LOC119287856 gene encoding putative ankyrin repeat protein RF_0381 isoform X2, whose translation is MASSPSHIAIEAAINGNLRLVKKMARKVDLRGAKDAKGDTVLLFAACKGSLEICRFLVEDSGLDVDSASKTGETPMVYAALAGKVQVMRYLLDRGADPAVRDDNGSTPLHYAAEEGHCEAVRLLLSKGVPVDPVDHRGAPLQLAVAKDRVEVVKLLLEHGADPNKLVNHILTPLLMAVIRNSLKCMKLLIEAGADLNARGNSGPTPLTQAVDDGSTDFVKLLLEAGADPNIPSEHGAIPVELAAVHGRRDLVEVLFPRTKPIPSLPDWSVDGIIRTVKSPLMNHLQASVSVEEKIAFWKSQGKEAFAKEDYLTAMTFYGKVLDTDPSDATMYANQSLCWLRMRHGKLALEDALKCRMMRPRWSKAWYRQGAALSFMKDYEGAADAFRVALQLDPKNEEIKEALRKAEKAVEEPQRG
- the LOC119287856 gene encoding putative ankyrin repeat protein RF_0381 isoform X3; this encodes MASSPSHIAIEAAINGNLRLVKKMARKVDLRGAKDAKGDTVLLFAACKGSLEICRFLVEDSGLDVDSASKTGETPMVYAALAGKVQVMRYLLDRGADPAVRDDNGSTPLHYAAEEAVRLLLSKGVPVDPVDHRGAPLQLAVAKDRVEVVKLLLEHGADPNKLVNHILTPLLMAVIRNSLKCMKLLIEAGADLNARGNSGPTPLTQAVDDGSTDFVKLLLEAGADPNIPSEHGAIPVELAAVHGRRDLVEVLFPRTKPIPSLPDWSVDGIIRTVKSPLMNHLQASVSVEEKIAFWKSQGKEAFAKEDYLTAMTFYGKVLDTDPSDATMYANQSLCWLRMRHGKLALEDALKCRMMRPRWSKAWYRQGAALSFMKDYEGAADAFRVALQLDPKNEEIKEALRKAEKAVEEPQRG
- the LOC119287856 gene encoding putative ankyrin repeat protein RF_0381 isoform X4 — encoded protein: MARKVDLRGAKDAKGDTVLLFAACKGSLEICRFLVEDSGLDVDSASKTGETPMVYAALAGKVQVMRYLLDRGADPAVRDDNGSTPLHYAAEEEALVLIYLGLHIMFVVSPGHCEAVRLLLSKGVPVDPVDHRGAPLQLAVAKDRVEVVKLLLEHGADPNKLVNHILTPLLMAVIRNSLKCMKLLIEAGADLNARGNSGPTPLTQAVDDGSTDFVKLLLEAGADPNIPSEHGAIPVELAAVHGRRDLVEVLFPRTKPIPSLPDWSVDGIIRTVKSPLMNHLQASVSVEEKIAFWKSQGKEAFAKEDYLTAMTFYGKVLDTDPSDATMYANQSLCWLRMRHGKLALEDALKCRMMRPRWSKAWYRQGAALSFMKDYEGAADAFRVALQLDPKNEEIKEALRKAEKAVEEPQRG